One part of the Gemmatimonadaceae bacterium genome encodes these proteins:
- a CDS encoding XrtA system polysaccharide deacetylase has protein sequence MTGHHFTVDVEEYFHASAFESVIDRNHWENLEQRSASGIALLLDLLARHSVHGTFFVLGWVLEHDPDTVRAIAAGGHEIASHGWDHRRVTQQTPHQFRASVRQTKQALEDLTGMPVRGFRAPSFSIVPGKEWALDVLIEEGYTYDSSLMPVWRPDQYGYPSGNPDPHWLSRPAGRLAEIPPATLRRFGVSLPAGGGAYFRVLPYRLVQSALVDCERRSVPGTFYIHPWELDPDQPRIAARWPTRLRHYGGLRRTRPRLERLLGEFRFTTIAQTLEGM, from the coding sequence ATGACGGGCCACCACTTCACCGTTGACGTCGAGGAGTATTTCCATGCCTCGGCGTTCGAATCGGTAATCGACCGGAACCACTGGGAGAATCTCGAGCAACGCTCCGCTTCAGGCATCGCCCTGCTGCTCGACCTGCTCGCCCGCCACTCGGTGCATGGAACGTTCTTCGTGCTCGGCTGGGTGCTGGAGCACGACCCCGATACGGTCCGGGCAATTGCCGCCGGCGGCCATGAGATCGCGTCGCATGGGTGGGACCATCGTCGCGTGACGCAGCAGACCCCGCACCAATTCAGGGCGTCGGTGCGCCAAACCAAGCAGGCCCTTGAGGATCTGACGGGTATGCCGGTGCGGGGATTCCGTGCACCAAGCTTCTCCATCGTCCCGGGAAAGGAGTGGGCGCTCGACGTCCTGATCGAGGAAGGGTACACCTACGACTCGAGCCTGATGCCAGTTTGGCGGCCCGACCAGTACGGGTATCCGTCGGGTAATCCCGATCCACACTGGCTGTCGCGGCCCGCCGGCCGCCTGGCCGAGATTCCGCCCGCCACGCTGCGGCGGTTCGGCGTCTCGTTGCCGGCGGGCGGCGGGGCCTACTTTCGCGTCCTCCCGTATCGTCTCGTTCAGAGCGCGCTCGTCGACTGCGAGCGGCGCTCCGTGCCGGGCACCTTCTATATCCATCCGTGGGAGCTGGACCCTGACCAGCCGCGCATTGCCGCCCGTTGGCCCACCCGCCTGCGCCATTACGGTGGACTGCGGCGCACGCGCCCCCGGTTGGAGCGCCTGCTGGGTGAGTTCCGGTTCACGACCATCGCCCAGACCTTGGAGGGGATGTGA